From the genome of Neorhodopirellula lusitana:
CGGGAAAGGTCGTTTCAATGCTGGTAACGGGATGGCCGTTGATCTGGTTGATCAACATTCTTAAACGTCCAAGCGCGCGACGATTGAAGTGGAAAACCAAACGCGGAAGGTGAGCGAGATCGACCTCGCCGGATTCCTCGGGCAATGCGCCGGTCAGTTCAAACTTTCCTTTGACGACGATGTCGGCAAACTTATCTTGGATAATTTCGAGTTGCTCTTCTGATAACGGCGATCGCAACCGCAAAACCAGCCGGTCACGCACATACCGCATTGAGTGGTAGACCTGATAGAAGGTCAGCATTTCATCGACGGCTTCATCGACGGAATTGGTGATTTTGAATAACGCCCCGTCTTCCTGGCTGATCATCCCGTTCTTTAAAAGCTGGTTTTGAAAGAACTTGCCGAGGTCCTTCCAATAGCTTCCTTCGGGGTGATCTAAAAGCACCAGTGGAATCATGGTCTGTTTGCCCGTTTGCAGCAGCGTCAGTGTTTCCAGGGCTTCGTCGAGCGTGCCAAAGCCACCCGGCAAGCAAACCACACCACTGCATTCTTTGACAAACATCAGTTTGCGGGTGAAGAAGTATTTCAGCGTTACCAGTTTGGGGTCGTTTTCGATGTACTCGTTGGCGCCTTGTTCGAAAGGCAGCATGATGTTCAGTCCCATCGATGCGTCGCGGCCGGCGCCTTTATGGCCCGCTTCCATGATCCCGCCCCCGGCACCGGTGATCACCATCCAGCCGTGAGCAGCCATGCGGCGTCCCAGGTCGACGGCGCTCTTGTAATCTGGTTGATCAGGTTGCGTCCGCGCGGAACCGAAAATCGTGACCTTTCGACGTTTACGGTAAGGTCGAAAAACCTGGAACGCGTAACGCAGTTCACGAAGCGTTCGCGACAGAATCTTCAGGTCGCCACGAGCGGTTTCGTTTTTTTCGAGTCGATCAATCGTGTGCCGCATGACTTGATACAAGTCTTGCGAATCAATCTTAGAGATTGGATCGTCGGCGGGTTGCGGGCGGTGCAACTCATCTTCGCCGATGGCCTCGGTTGGCAGATTTCCAGTCTTTTGCTTCGGATCGGGCAGGTGACGATTCATTCAATATTCCCAGGATCGAAGGTGCGGTTATGAAGGTGCAGGATCAAGGTGTTTGTCGCGGTAAGCATGTCTTTCATCGGCGACTTCGCC
Proteins encoded in this window:
- a CDS encoding TIGR00730 family Rossman fold protein — encoded protein: MNRHLPDPKQKTGNLPTEAIGEDELHRPQPADDPISKIDSQDLYQVMRHTIDRLEKNETARGDLKILSRTLRELRYAFQVFRPYRKRRKVTIFGSARTQPDQPDYKSAVDLGRRMAAHGWMVITGAGGGIMEAGHKGAGRDASMGLNIMLPFEQGANEYIENDPKLVTLKYFFTRKLMFVKECSGVVCLPGGFGTLDEALETLTLLQTGKQTMIPLVLLDHPEGSYWKDLGKFFQNQLLKNGMISQEDGALFKITNSVDEAVDEMLTFYQVYHSMRYVRDRLVLRLRSPLSEEQLEIIQDKFADIVVKGKFELTGALPEESGEVDLAHLPRLVFHFNRRALGRLRMLINQINGHPVTSIETTFPE